From the Candidatus Krumholzibacteriota bacterium genome, one window contains:
- a CDS encoding glycosyltransferase, translating into MKIAYVHTGQWPSNSPSTTFATYNAVGLANVFRECHLFIKKNFNSTIEEVLTDYFGVKKSSNLFIYPYENHFHINSNRIYYRYVYKTLRKLIVERTIDAVISRNVSFLPYLAELKKNYNIPALFESHDYFADLSSRDDINISKKMRYHNYERKYIPRISGVICLQQIQREQYLKEFPKQNIFVCRTGIHRINTDAKSEFNNRKYVGYIGSLEKHKGVEDIIKAASISDSKPDILLIGGKNSSEIKKYYRIAENLYNRKKITITGWVNKVEMREYIDRIRIGVVPLMDTYFNRYLTSPLKLFDFYSYGIPVISSDLPTMRELIDGEETGFFYKSGDIKKLSEKIDLLFENKEVYAEMRLSVLKKAEQYLWVKRADKIKKILKDL; encoded by the coding sequence TTGAAGATTGCTTATGTGCATACCGGGCAGTGGCCGTCTAATTCCCCCAGTACTACCTTCGCGACATATAACGCGGTTGGGTTGGCGAATGTGTTTCGTGAATGCCATTTATTCATCAAGAAGAACTTCAACTCAACTATAGAAGAAGTATTAACCGATTATTTTGGAGTTAAGAAGAGTAGTAATCTATTTATTTATCCCTATGAAAATCATTTTCATATAAATTCTAATAGAATTTATTACAGGTATGTTTATAAAACTCTAAGAAAATTGATTGTAGAAAGAACAATCGACGCGGTTATATCCCGAAACGTTTCATTCCTGCCATATCTGGCCGAATTAAAAAAGAATTATAACATCCCCGCTCTATTTGAATCACATGATTATTTTGCCGATTTAAGCAGCAGGGATGATATAAATATAAGTAAAAAAATGAGATATCATAATTATGAAAGAAAGTATATTCCTCGGATCAGCGGAGTAATCTGTTTGCAGCAGATACAAAGGGAACAATATCTAAAGGAGTTTCCCAAGCAGAATATATTCGTCTGCCGTACTGGTATTCATAGGATAAATACTGATGCAAAGAGCGAATTTAATAATAGAAAATATGTGGGGTATATAGGATCATTAGAAAAACATAAAGGGGTTGAGGATATAATAAAAGCAGCATCTATTTCTGATTCTAAGCCGGACATTTTATTAATAGGCGGTAAAAACAGCAGTGAAATCAAGAAATATTACAGAATTGCGGAAAATTTATATAACAGAAAAAAAATCACCATTACCGGCTGGGTAAATAAGGTCGAAATGCGGGAGTATATTGATAGAATAAGGATCGGGGTTGTCCCTCTTATGGATACTTACTTTAACCGGTATTTAACTTCTCCACTTAAGCTGTTTGATTTTTATTCTTACGGTATACCTGTGATTTCCTCGGATTTACCAACCATGAGAGAACTAATTGACGGAGAGGAAACGGGGTTTTTCTACAAAAGCGGCGATATTAAAAAACTATCTGAGAAGATAGATCTTTTATTTGAAAATAAAGAGGTTTACGCGGAAATGCGCTTGAGCGTGCTAAAAAAAGCTGAGCAGTATTTATGGGTGAAGAGGGCTGATAAAATCAAAAAAATATTAAAGGATTTATAA
- a CDS encoding glycosyltransferase has protein sequence MKEKISILIANFNNGVYLRECLNSVINQTSDKWDIIILDDASTDNSREVYKEYENIENISIHYNKQNLGYIGTLKRLIELSENDMVGILDPDDKLDPTCVEKITDYYSKHSKAGFVYTNFWYCDKDMKIEKLGYCKKIPKGRSNIEFDYVSHFKTFRKSSYLKTEGYDESIKYAEDKDLFLKMEEVTHLHFINEPLYFYRVLPESQAHGKKRAIGKENFDLAIRNALKRRGEKDNESVKSKLKDLWKKIRKKKKKININRLPLKKDVGLENLISVKKILNKLNMRFWLTDGTLLGCFRENGFIPHDFDLDIGAFIEDYDDRIIMEFIGNGWELHHIFGKVELGLELSFIRNDVRLDIFFFYEEDGRYWHAAWLDTERGKNLIKYYYDKFELKETEFLGNNFYVPDDTLKYVKTKYGQTWRTPIKNWDWAFGPENSVKTGIYL, from the coding sequence ATGAAAGAGAAAATATCAATACTAATAGCAAATTTTAATAATGGAGTTTATTTAAGAGAATGTCTTAATTCCGTAATAAATCAAACTTCAGATAAATGGGATATAATAATACTTGACGATGCCAGTACGGATAATTCCAGAGAAGTTTATAAAGAGTACGAAAATATTGAAAATATTTCCATTCACTATAATAAACAGAATTTAGGTTATATCGGAACATTAAAAAGATTAATTGAATTATCTGAAAATGATATGGTAGGCATTTTAGATCCTGATGATAAATTAGATCCTACCTGTGTCGAAAAGATAACAGATTATTATTCCAAGCACTCAAAAGCTGGTTTTGTATACACTAATTTCTGGTATTGCGACAAAGATATGAAAATAGAAAAACTCGGTTATTGTAAGAAGATTCCCAAGGGCCGGAGTAATATTGAGTTCGATTATGTAAGTCATTTTAAGACCTTCAGAAAATCTTCTTACCTGAAGACAGAAGGGTATGATGAGAGTATTAAATATGCTGAAGATAAAGATTTATTTTTGAAAATGGAGGAGGTTACACATCTGCACTTTATAAATGAACCTCTTTATTTTTACAGAGTTTTACCGGAATCTCAAGCGCATGGTAAGAAAAGGGCTATTGGCAAAGAAAATTTTGATTTGGCAATAAGAAATGCCCTCAAAAGAAGAGGTGAAAAAGATAATGAAAGTGTAAAATCAAAACTTAAAGATTTATGGAAGAAAATCCGGAAAAAGAAAAAAAAGATCAACATAAACAGGCTGCCCCTTAAGAAGGACGTCGGATTAGAAAATCTGATCAGCGTGAAGAAGATACTGAATAAATTGAATATGCGTTTCTGGCTTACCGATGGAACACTGCTCGGATGCTTCAGAGAAAATGGCTTTATACCGCATGATTTTGATCTGGATATAGGGGCTTTTATAGAAGATTATGATGACAGAATAATAATGGAATTTATAGGTAACGGTTGGGAGCTGCATCATATATTTGGAAAAGTAGAATTGGGATTGGAGCTGTCATTCATTAGAAATGACGTAAGATTAGATATCTTCTTTTTTTATGAAGAAGACGGGAGATACTGGCACGCGGCCTGGCTGGATACTGAGAGAGGAAAAAATCTGATAAAATACTATTATGATAAATTTGAATTAAAGGAGACTGAATTTCTGGGAAATAATTTTTATGTTCCCGATGACACTCTAAAGTATGTCAAAACAAAATACGGCCAGACATGGCGTACTCCAATAAAGAATTGGGATTGGGCTTTCGGGCCTGAAAATTCAGTCAAGACCGGAATATATCTATAA
- a CDS encoding glycosyltransferase produces MFIINKLISRRINKKISKGCNRQALALDCFNRANSFLYGGRIKKAQGYMRCYRKLIDYDTFLKIDNRKDKLPELSVIIVAYRTNKLLLDCISSVIKNREKVYEIIIVDNGGNDDVEDELKKMEILYIKTPQNLIPSEGRNIGVHFARGKIIAFLDDDALVAENYVKTVSNAFSTYDICGFRGRVLPKGKTSENKRIQHYDLGGIPVPSIINIEGNSAFRKSVYLEMNGMDPLLFGHEGWDLSLRIAGKYGSESLIYWPETVIYHDYSDNMKRRDNKRDRHSIMSDFVKRKNRKAAKYRRKLKKYIQNEQTRVKGERLLKRRIGE; encoded by the coding sequence ATGTTCATAATAAATAAGTTAATAAGTAGAAGGATAAATAAAAAAATAAGTAAGGGTTGTAACCGGCAAGCTCTGGCTCTTGATTGCTTTAACAGGGCAAACAGCTTTCTCTACGGCGGAAGAATAAAGAAGGCTCAAGGCTATATGCGGTGTTACAGGAAATTAATAGATTACGACACTTTTCTTAAAATAGATAACAGGAAAGATAAGCTGCCCGAATTGTCTGTAATTATCGTAGCCTATAGAACTAATAAACTTCTTTTAGACTGCATATCTTCTGTTATAAAAAACAGAGAAAAGGTGTATGAAATTATTATAGTTGATAACGGCGGCAATGATGATGTTGAGGATGAACTTAAGAAAATGGAAATACTGTACATTAAAACTCCCCAAAACCTTATTCCTTCCGAAGGAAGAAATATAGGAGTACATTTTGCGAGAGGGAAGATTATTGCCTTTCTCGATGACGACGCCCTGGTTGCTGAAAATTACGTTAAAACTGTAAGTAACGCTTTTAGTACTTACGATATCTGCGGTTTCAGGGGAAGGGTCCTCCCAAAGGGGAAAACTTCCGAGAATAAGAGAATTCAGCATTATGATCTGGGAGGTATTCCAGTTCCATCTATTATAAACATTGAGGGCAATTCGGCTTTTAGAAAATCTGTGTATTTAGAAATGAATGGTATGGATCCTTTATTATTCGGGCACGAGGGATGGGATCTATCCCTTAGAATTGCCGGGAAATACGGGAGCGAATCATTAATTTACTGGCCGGAAACGGTTATTTATCATGACTATTCGGATAATATGAAAAGACGGGATAATAAAAGAGACAGGCATTCAATAATGAGCGATTTTGTTAAGAGGAAAAACAGGAAGGCGGCAAAGTACAGACGGAAGCTGAAGAAGTATATTCAGAATGAACAAACCAGGGTAAAAGGTGAAAGATTATTAAAAAGGAGAATTGGAGAATAG
- a CDS encoding NAD(P)-dependent oxidoreductase has product MKDKFRIITSGRLSRDFHERIKEYAEEENIRIDYFESVDQETLNEYNALAAFTLPRNLNISHILWIHSFGAGADAFLERDDLNEDIIVSRTVGNMGRKMAEYCLSHILAAEQNLYELYKQQKSRVWQKKVPEKKNRTAVLGTGNMGREVARLLSRFDFELLGVNTDGREVSCFKEVYSAGDFLGEPPEIDILISTLPAAGKNKNMLSARFFSNFKNLHFINVGRGGLVEEKTILDSIEKGYISRATLDVFSSEPLPASSQLWMNDSVYITPHQAALTDAYDIEVSFKDVFESLHKNKRSELFVDTAKGY; this is encoded by the coding sequence ATGAAAGATAAATTTAGAATAATAACTTCCGGAAGACTCTCGCGGGATTTCCATGAACGGATAAAAGAATATGCTGAAGAGGAAAATATCAGAATAGATTATTTCGAGAGCGTTGATCAGGAAACACTAAATGAGTACAATGCCCTTGCAGCCTTCACCTTGCCCCGAAACCTCAATATCTCTCATATTTTATGGATTCACTCTTTCGGCGCCGGGGCGGACGCCTTTCTTGAGAGGGATGACCTGAATGAAGATATCATAGTATCACGGACTGTGGGAAATATGGGAAGAAAAATGGCTGAGTACTGCCTGTCTCATATTCTTGCCGCTGAGCAGAACTTATATGAGCTTTATAAGCAGCAGAAATCGAGGGTTTGGCAAAAAAAAGTTCCTGAGAAAAAGAATAGAACCGCTGTACTTGGAACGGGAAATATGGGTCGAGAAGTGGCGAGACTTCTTTCAAGATTTGATTTTGAGCTTCTGGGTGTCAATACGGACGGCAGAGAAGTTTCCTGTTTTAAGGAAGTATATTCTGCCGGTGATTTCCTTGGCGAACCTCCGGAGATAGACATTCTGATATCCACATTGCCAGCCGCGGGTAAGAACAAGAATATGCTCAGCGCGAGATTCTTCTCGAATTTTAAGAACCTTCATTTTATAAATGTCGGAAGAGGCGGGCTGGTCGAGGAGAAGACGATTTTAGATTCAATAGAGAAAGGATACATATCCAGAGCGACGTTAGATGTCTTCAGCTCAGAGCCCCTGCCGGCTTCATCGCAGTTATGGATGAATGACAGTGTTTATATTACACCTCATCAGGCGGCTCTTACTGACGCCTATGACATCGAGGTGAGTTTTAAAGATGTTTTTGAATCACTTCACAAAAATAAAAGGAGCGAGCTCTTCGTTGATACTGCAAAAGGTTATTGA
- a CDS encoding glycosyltransferase family 4 protein, with amino-acid sequence MKIVHIDTEMEWRGGQRQAAYLHKYLHENGYSTVLICQPGSEFEKYCKSNGLPHKALNMRSEFDIIAGYKIARFCKDIGGQILHLHSGHALAVGLWAGIFCRKIKLIAVRRVDFHIKKNILSRIKYRNYLLDKIICVSDSVRRVLIEDGIDERKLVTIHSGIDLNKFNGNSKYKGLKKELGIPENNILVGTVAAIVGHKDYQNLINAASIVLKKNRNVTFCAYGTGVLEEKMREFVRYLGIEKNFIFAGFRRDVEDFLKNCDLFVLASKKEGLGTSILDAQSFGLPVIACRTGGIPEAVTDGDNGLLVEPQNSQQLAKAIIKLLDNGSKREELGRKAFETVRNFDIRKTINGNIELYQELMDN; translated from the coding sequence ATGAAAATCGTACATATTGATACTGAAATGGAATGGAGAGGAGGGCAGAGACAGGCTGCGTATTTACATAAATATCTGCATGAGAACGGATATAGCACAGTTCTTATCTGTCAGCCTGGATCTGAATTTGAAAAATACTGTAAAAGTAACGGCCTACCCCACAAAGCATTAAATATGAGGAGCGAATTCGATATTATCGCGGGATACAAGATTGCCCGGTTTTGCAAGGATATCGGTGGACAGATACTGCATCTTCATTCCGGTCACGCGCTGGCAGTTGGATTATGGGCCGGGATATTTTGCCGAAAAATCAAGTTAATTGCTGTTCGCAGGGTTGATTTTCACATAAAGAAAAACATTTTGAGTCGAATTAAATACCGTAATTATTTATTAGATAAAATCATATGTGTATCTGACAGCGTCAGGAGAGTACTTATTGAAGACGGAATTGATGAAAGGAAACTTGTTACGATTCATTCAGGAATTGATTTAAATAAATTCAACGGCAACAGTAAATATAAGGGGTTGAAAAAAGAGCTCGGGATTCCGGAGAATAATATCTTAGTAGGTACTGTCGCGGCAATTGTAGGGCATAAGGATTATCAGAACTTGATAAATGCCGCCTCGATTGTATTGAAAAAGAACAGGAACGTTACATTCTGTGCTTACGGTACGGGAGTCTTAGAAGAAAAAATGAGAGAATTTGTCAGATATCTCGGGATCGAGAAAAATTTTATTTTTGCCGGATTCAGAAGAGATGTGGAAGATTTTCTTAAGAATTGTGATTTGTTCGTACTGGCATCCAAGAAGGAAGGTCTCGGGACTTCTATTTTAGATGCTCAATCATTTGGGCTACCTGTGATTGCTTGTAGAACCGGAGGGATTCCGGAAGCTGTCACCGACGGGGATAATGGTTTATTGGTTGAACCGCAGAATTCTCAGCAACTTGCAAAGGCAATTATAAAATTATTAGATAACGGAAGTAAGAGAGAGGAACTTGGGCGCAAAGCTTTCGAAACAGTTAGAAATTTTGATATTCGGAAGACTATTAATGGAAACATAGAATTATATCAAGAGCTCATGGATAATTAG
- a CDS encoding glycosyltransferase family 2 protein, whose amino-acid sequence MSEKLSVVIITKNEERNIRRCLESVRWADEIVVIDSGSTDKTLSICREYGCRVVETEWLGFGRTRQLAVEKASNDWILSIDSDEEVSSELAERIREILSEKIDKCGFKFKRITFYIGRLIKHSGWNREYCLRLFNRKYGSYNSRDVHEYVEIKGETGRIEEEIMHYSYHTISDHLKKIDKYTTLGARQLFNQGKKSSVFKAILRAKFRFIKMYFINMGFLDGKEGLILAFNSAFYVFLKYIKLWEKHNK is encoded by the coding sequence ATGTCAGAGAAATTATCTGTTGTGATAATAACAAAGAATGAAGAGAGAAATATCAGACGCTGCCTTGAATCGGTAAGATGGGCGGATGAAATTGTTGTAATAGATTCCGGTTCTACTGATAAGACTTTGTCTATCTGCCGTGAGTACGGATGCAGGGTCGTAGAAACAGAATGGTTAGGGTTTGGAAGAACAAGGCAACTGGCTGTAGAGAAGGCGTCTAACGATTGGATACTATCAATTGATTCTGATGAAGAAGTAAGCTCGGAATTGGCAGAGAGGATCAGAGAAATCCTTTCGGAGAAGATAGACAAATGCGGTTTTAAGTTTAAAAGGATAACATTTTATATAGGAAGGCTAATAAAGCATTCAGGGTGGAATAGAGAATATTGTCTGAGATTGTTCAACAGGAAATACGGCAGCTATAACAGCAGAGATGTTCATGAATATGTTGAGATCAAAGGTGAAACGGGACGGATAGAAGAAGAAATAATGCATTATTCATATCACACAATTTCAGACCATCTTAAAAAGATCGACAAATATACAACACTTGGTGCGAGACAATTATTTAATCAAGGAAAGAAATCCTCAGTATTTAAAGCTATCTTGAGGGCGAAATTCAGGTTCATAAAGATGTATTTTATAAATATGGGTTTCCTTGACGGAAAAGAGGGATTGATATTAGCCTTTAACTCAGCTTTCTACGTCTTTCTGAAGTATATAAAACTGTGGGAGAAACATAATAAATGA
- a CDS encoding C69 family dipeptidase — MRRIISVIFIFLLIPAVLFSRDKSDWEGGVPEGCTSITAGRNATVDGSVITSHTDDSHKTRSWMDIRPAERHGRNEKVTMFRRESDDSLAMPAYKHVPIGSIPQIEKTYGYLNTAYPCINEKQLAIGESTFGGRSELQSDECLIDCQRLCMLMLQRASSAREAIRIADELTSKYGWSDAGECLTISDKREVWHFEIVGPGKGKIGAVWAAQRVPDDHVSVNANASRIREIDLDDPDHFMASDNIYSVAEENGWWSEGETFEFCYAYAPDSRKSIAGRRREWRVFDLLAPSLNLSPTSENYPFSVKPDEKVSVQDIIAVFQDYYEGTPYDMTRKITVRDKDGKEVVSPLANPFLPYDQLEIDDIPGSWFQVSDEGDIRFLGERTIARWYTMYGTIIQTREWLPDEIGGVVWLAMDNIATSVYIPVYCGAEDLPESYKTPGRPDGYTRKSAWWAFNRLGTLTAQRWGDMRHDVRNCWDPVQKKLFADQEEFEKKALMIKNKRRRREFLTDYTLRQGKRVVEKAWNLGDLLWTKYDEKF; from the coding sequence ATGCGAAGGATAATATCTGTTATTTTTATCTTTTTATTGATACCCGCGGTGTTATTTTCGCGGGATAAGAGTGATTGGGAGGGAGGTGTGCCGGAGGGCTGTACCTCTATTACAGCCGGCAGGAATGCCACGGTGGACGGCTCTGTTATCACTTCACACACCGACGACAGCCACAAAACCCGTTCCTGGATGGATATAAGGCCGGCAGAGAGACACGGCAGGAATGAAAAGGTAACTATGTTCAGGAGAGAGTCGGACGATTCGCTGGCTATGCCGGCATACAAGCATGTTCCAATAGGAAGTATCCCTCAGATTGAAAAGACCTACGGTTATCTCAACACCGCGTATCCGTGCATAAATGAGAAGCAGCTGGCAATCGGTGAATCCACATTCGGCGGCAGAAGCGAGCTGCAGTCCGATGAGTGCCTGATTGACTGTCAGCGGCTGTGCATGCTGATGCTCCAGAGAGCTTCAAGCGCCCGTGAAGCTATAAGGATAGCGGATGAATTAACGAGTAAATACGGCTGGAGTGACGCGGGCGAATGTCTGACTATATCAGACAAGAGAGAAGTATGGCATTTTGAGATAGTAGGACCCGGAAAGGGTAAAATCGGAGCCGTGTGGGCCGCCCAGAGAGTCCCTGACGATCATGTTTCTGTAAATGCCAATGCCAGCCGAATAAGGGAAATTGATCTCGATGATCCAGACCACTTCATGGCGTCTGATAATATCTACAGTGTGGCGGAAGAGAACGGATGGTGGAGTGAGGGGGAAACTTTCGAGTTCTGTTACGCGTATGCCCCCGATAGCAGAAAATCTATCGCCGGACGAAGAAGAGAGTGGAGAGTATTCGACCTGCTTGCTCCTTCACTGAATCTTAGTCCAACATCGGAGAATTACCCCTTTTCGGTAAAACCGGACGAGAAGGTTTCCGTTCAGGATATAATAGCTGTTTTTCAGGATTATTATGAGGGTACGCCCTACGATATGACCCGGAAGATAACGGTAAGAGACAAAGACGGGAAAGAAGTAGTCTCTCCGCTGGCAAATCCCTTTCTGCCCTATGATCAGCTCGAAATAGACGACATTCCCGGAAGCTGGTTTCAGGTGTCGGACGAAGGAGATATAAGATTTCTGGGAGAGAGGACAATCGCGCGGTGGTACACGATGTACGGTACGATTATACAAACAAGAGAGTGGCTGCCCGACGAGATTGGAGGAGTCGTCTGGCTCGCCATGGACAATATAGCGACCTCGGTCTATATTCCCGTTTATTGCGGTGCTGAAGATCTTCCGGAGTCGTATAAAACTCCCGGAAGACCTGATGGATATACCAGAAAATCAGCCTGGTGGGCTTTTAACCGCCTTGGAACCCTCACCGCACAGCGCTGGGGAGATATGCGCCATGACGTTCGAAACTGCTGGGATCCTGTTCAGAAGAAGTTATTTGCCGATCAGGAGGAGTTCGAGAAAAAAGCTCTTATGATTAAGAATAAGAGAAGAAGACGGGAGTTTTTGACGGACTACACACTCCGGCAGGGAAAACGCGTTGTGGAAAAGGCATGGAATCTAGGCGACCTGCTCTGGACAAAGTATGACGAGAAGTTTTAA
- a CDS encoding capsular polysaccharide synthesis protein: MNKTIWMYWENNKGSEKPAYLDLCLETIIKHSPDYKIIVLNEKTVYEYLPNLRRDLDKLEEIAQKADYIRAKIIYKYGGIWLDSDVILLKKINIEQYLEKYEYVGYGIEYGKPSIGFFGAVKYCSVLKEWIELMDMKLNEKLYQKNKPAFKQNKYKYIYKTIDIVNLFNLKKLRDLSSKMKLRYNMKVEKLNSIKWSEFGYSILWKLFEGYEYHNIEFNKFAPIVWNSWEKFFITDINLDSIVEKDTVAVMLYNKFMFEPLKNIDREELLNKNILLSKIFKLSLGLK, encoded by the coding sequence GTGAACAAAACGATTTGGATGTATTGGGAGAATAACAAAGGATCTGAGAAACCCGCATATCTCGACTTATGTTTAGAAACAATCATTAAACATTCTCCTGATTATAAAATTATTGTTTTAAATGAAAAAACCGTTTATGAATATTTACCAAACCTTAGAAGGGATCTTGATAAGCTTGAAGAAATTGCCCAAAAAGCTGATTATATAAGGGCAAAGATTATCTATAAATATGGGGGGATTTGGTTAGATAGTGATGTTATTTTGTTAAAGAAAATTAACATTGAGCAATATTTGGAAAAGTATGAGTATGTTGGATACGGTATTGAATATGGTAAACCCTCAATTGGATTTTTTGGAGCTGTAAAATATTGTTCTGTTTTAAAAGAATGGATTGAACTTATGGATATGAAGTTAAATGAAAAATTATACCAAAAAAACAAACCAGCATTTAAGCAAAATAAATATAAATATATTTACAAGACCATTGATATTGTAAATCTTTTTAATCTAAAAAAATTGAGAGACTTGAGCAGTAAAATGAAATTGAGATATAACATGAAAGTAGAAAAACTGAATTCAATTAAATGGTCTGAATTTGGCTATTCTATTCTATGGAAATTGTTTGAAGGGTACGAATATCACAATATTGAATTTAATAAATTTGCTCCCATAGTTTGGAATAGTTGGGAAAAATTTTTTATAACTGATATAAATTTGGATTCAATTGTAGAAAAAGACACTGTTGCAGTAATGTTATATAATAAGTTTATGTTCGAACCATTGAAAAATATTGATAGGGAAGAATTATTAAATAAAAATATACTTTTATCTAAAATATTCAAATTAAGTTTAGGTTTAAAATAA
- a CDS encoding glycosyltransferase family 2 protein, with translation MRISGFSFVKNGIKLYYPVVESIKSILPICDEFVIAVGRGDDDDNTRERIAAIGDPKIKIIDTVWDLEKYPRGMENAHQTDIAKEFCSGDWLFYLQADEVIHEKSLPVIKERCLELLEMEEVEGLLFKYRHFWGDYDHYQSGHGWYQNEIRIIRNREDIHSWISAQSFRRIPEFDGVNYRQKENTYKLKVAAVDAYVYHYGWVRPPHLMVNKKKALDTVHRGSEKVAEMYQDFPDEFDYGPLNRLAVFEESHPEVMTKMIGKLDWKDKLQYSGKPNPLRELHKHEKFKYRLITLFEKIFNGGRQIGGFKNYIIKRGV, from the coding sequence ATGAGAATTAGCGGATTTTCTTTTGTAAAAAACGGGATTAAATTATATTACCCGGTTGTTGAATCTATTAAGTCGATTCTCCCTATCTGTGACGAATTTGTTATCGCTGTGGGCAGGGGTGATGATGATGATAATACACGCGAGAGAATCGCGGCAATTGGTGATCCTAAGATAAAAATAATTGATACAGTGTGGGATTTGGAGAAATATCCACGCGGAATGGAGAATGCCCATCAAACAGATATTGCCAAGGAATTCTGCTCGGGAGACTGGTTGTTTTATCTTCAAGCTGACGAAGTGATTCATGAAAAATCCTTGCCCGTCATAAAAGAAAGATGCCTTGAACTGCTAGAGATGGAAGAAGTTGAAGGGTTACTTTTCAAGTACAGGCATTTCTGGGGTGACTATGACCATTATCAATCGGGTCACGGCTGGTATCAGAATGAAATCAGAATAATCCGCAATAGGGAAGATATACATTCGTGGATATCCGCTCAATCATTTCGCCGTATTCCGGAATTCGACGGGGTGAATTACCGTCAAAAAGAGAACACCTATAAGTTAAAAGTGGCGGCCGTTGACGCTTATGTTTACCATTACGGCTGGGTGCGCCCCCCTCATTTAATGGTAAACAAGAAGAAGGCCTTAGATACCGTACACAGGGGAAGTGAGAAAGTAGCTGAAATGTATCAGGATTTCCCGGATGAATTTGATTACGGGCCGCTAAACAGACTGGCTGTATTTGAAGAGTCACACCCCGAAGTGATGACTAAGATGATCGGCAAATTAGACTGGAAAGACAAACTCCAATACAGCGGTAAACCAAACCCTCTTAGAGAACTCCATAAGCATGAGAAGTTTAAATACCGTTTAATTACATTGTTTGAGAAGATTTTTAACGGCGGAAGACAAATAGGCGGGTTTAAGAATTATATTATTAAAAGAGGTGTTTAG